The Lolium rigidum isolate FL_2022 chromosome 2, APGP_CSIRO_Lrig_0.1, whole genome shotgun sequence genomic interval gcggaggaggaggcgaaatggccagACCTCCAtgaggccattcgcacctccgagatggaggaggcggcccggcaggaggtcgaggaggcggagggccgggagctctacgcccgggcccgccgggcgcgacgggaggaggaggaggcggcgcggcgggaggaggccgagcgccgcgccggacgaggagcgccgcgaggagcagcggcggcggggagcggcggcgccgggtggccgggcgccgcgccgcggGAGAGAGCGGCGAGCGCCTCGGGGAGGAGCGGCGCCGTtccgtgcgccgccgcggcctcgggtggctccggacccccgctcgccgtgggaggaggcccctgtggtctccgtggccggagtccccggcgcggtcgagccacaacgacgcctcgccgccggggacgtcgtccacgacgacgacgtcgccgacgacgcccgcaggggctaggcggcgcaccggcggccaccgcgccgccgaccaaaccctaatagagggtttttatattagtttaaatttaaaagcccatataggggcttcttttgttagttttatttgcccaaaatagggctatgtactaaatttgcccaaaatagggcatatgttcaatgaaatttcgtttaaatttgcctctttttttgttttcgtttttctcggtttatgcgatgcgtccgcgcgttgggcgcagcgcgcgacccaaacggacacgcggacgcggggcgctgtccgcgtgtccgggtggcgacccaaacggcccaaaacggacggcccagcgcgtccgtttgggtcgcccggttggagatgccctaacatctCCAATATGTTCCAAAAATCGGGCTCTCGGCTCGGCTCGGCAGGCTTGCGGCTCGGCTCGGTTGGCTTGCGGGCTCGAGCAATTCTCCTGTCACAGATCGAGCGATTCCCCCGTTTCCAACCAGTCTGCTAGGAATCGCGCCGCCGGGCACCAACGCTGACGAACACTGCCCCATCTCCTCCTACTGTGGCTCTTCCATGATTCCCCCGTACCACCTGCTCATGCCGGATTAGATCCTCGTGGACGCGTGCGGCGTCGCTCGTCTAGGCTTAGCGGAGGCTGCCGCCCGCCGGCCCTCCTAGACTCCTCCACCGACGGCGGCTGCCACCACCAACGCCGGCCGCAGTGGCAGCCTAGCTGGTGCTCGACTTGAGCGGTAGCCTGGGCATGCAGCATGCTGTCCATGGTGGGGGTGCGGCCGTTCTTGTTCCTTGACTGCAGGGTCGCGGTGACCATGGCCGTCAGTGCGCTGGTGCCTTGCCGGGCAACTACAATCTACGACATGAACAGGGGCGTGCAGCAGAACTTGCAGAAGAGGAGAGCAACACCGAGTCATCGTCCGTGTTGAACGCCTATCGTTCAGACAGTACATGCATAAACAAATCTATCGTTGCTCCTGCCATTTTTCCTATTGAAATAGTTTAGGCTATGTACTAGTCTGCTTTTCTCCAAATGCATGGACCGTGTATACTGATGGAAAAGGCCTGCAAGCTTTTAGGATTTTTCAGTGTGATGTGGTGCTTGTCGAACCTGATATTGTGGTCCTTATATGTTCTTCTAGACGGCTGGTGATTTGTTTTGTGTTCATGTTGCAAAGTTCTTCATAAGTTTGCTAGTATTGGCCCAATTTTCCTATAGAGGAAGTGCAAATTTGCATTAGATGAATGTGGTTATCGGTACCTTGTGAGACTCTTACTATGTTATGGATCTATTCATGCTCAACTGTTGATTAATATCATGATTTGTTACATATTTTATGAAAGGCCGCATCAAATCTTTTTATTGCATCGAGCCTTCGAGCCGGCTTGCGAGCTTCGTCGAGCTGGCTTgtcgagcctcgagccttgatcggaaggtttaggcttggcttgtccgaccttcgagccgagtcgagcccgagccgagccttgtcgagcccgagccgagcctcgagccttgaGCTTTTTCCACCCCTAATCAAAGCACCGGGGTAGCAAACAAGATGAAATGTTTCAAAACCAATCACTCTTGGAGTACTAGTGTGCAAACATGAGCCACCATGAGTCACCAAGATAGTATTATGCTGCTTTGAAATGGTAGAAGTAGCTTCACATATTTTATAATTTGCCAAACATTACTTTGGATCTTTATAATTTGTCACACGTTACTTGGTTTTTTACTATTTTCCACACATTACACTAACATCTTTATGATTTGCAATATTTATCCCTTTACACCTCTATTAAATTTTTTGTACTCCAAAATATGTTATGAAATACAATATGTTATACTGGCTGGCCAGCCTTGGCAATTGATCAGCAAGAGTCGGGTTTATTTTCAGTTAAATCCATGTACCTTGACCTTATCCATCCCCCGCTGGTTCTGGCCGTGGTGGCTCGGGTCTCCTCGCGTGAGGCTTGCCCCCGGCTCCTGCGTTTTCCGGCCATCCTTTCTCGCCCCGGGTGTCCGGCCGTTGATCCCGGCCCCCGGCGCGCGGCTCGGCTTGGACGGCCGGCGATGTGGGCCCTCTGCAGCTCGACCGCTCCCCCTTCACTGGTGGCCTGTGTCCACCCCTCGCCGCGGTATCCTGTAGGGTGGGGGAGGTCGGCCTGCCCCGATGTTTTGGTGTAGTTGCACATCCGGGCGAAAGCCTATGGACGACGACGCCTGCGGGCGCCGTGCTCCTCCGTGGAGGCGTCCTCTTGGCTCTGTGCACCTCCCGACACGCTTGGGGCAGCGCTCGCCTCTTGTCGGCCCGCTGACCGCCCGCTCGTATACTTGCGGGACGAGGTTGTTGTCATGGTGGCCCGACAGAGCTGCCTGGACGTCCTGGGGTTGCCTCAGCTTGCGCCacccttcgaccacggggtcggcacaccggtgtcgtcgccccagtcttggctatccgacgcccttcgactATGTTTGGTCTCGGCGGCACATCGCCTTCAGCAATGCCGGCGACACACCGGTGTCGCCGCACGgactcggctatccgacgccgTTCGATCGTGCCGGGATGCTTCTTCGCGTGCTCCTGTTGGTGTCCTCGTATTCCACCACCTGCTCCCCGGTCCGCACGCTCGCGGTGTGTATTCCTCCGGAGATACCCGTTTAGCGGTCGGCTTGAGGTCCTCAAGGTGACGTCTGGTTGTGGCCTTGTCTGGTTCGTGCTTGTGGCGTGACTCTTCCCTGCATcgcccttcgaccacggggtcggcacaccggtgtcgtcgccccagtctcggctatccgacgcccttcgactgTGCTTGATCTTGGTTCTGCAGGTCTTCGTCACCGCCCCTCGCTCGCATGCCAAGTCATAGTGATTGTCCTTTGAGGTGCTAGCCTCCCGAGGGGGTTCGGTTGGCTTCGGTTGTGCTGACCTTCCCCTTCCCTTGTgttcttttttcgttttttagGTGTCTTCTTCTCCCCTGTACCCCCTGTATCTCCTTCTATCTGTTTGTAAGAACATGGGCCTGCCAGGCTACTTTCGTGGAAATATAACAAGCGGTGGGGTTTTTCCCCCCCGTCAACCctcgaaaaaaaaaaccttgACCTTATGAATGGCCATACTAGATTTCTGAGAAAATACCTTTGGAAGATTAAAATACCCCTCAAGATAAagatatttatgtggtttcttagtaataaagtgttgcttactaaggataatctaaTTAAGAGGAAGTGGACTGGTAATCAAAATTGTTGTTTCTGTGATAATAATGAGACCATTGATCACTTGTTTCTATCTTGTCCATTTACAAAATTAATCTGGAGAATGGTATATTTTGCTTATAACATTCCTCCCCTGCTACTATcacgaatatgtttggtaattggttgaatggagtgaaAAAGAATGATAAGGAACATATTCGTATTGGAATCTCAGCGatttgttggtctatatggacaagtagaaatgatattgtgtttaataaacaaaagggaaccaattttttgcaggttattattCGTGCGGCGCATTGGATCCAACTTTGGGCGTATCTTCTTCCGGAGGACGTGCGGGATACTATGGCTATTGGATGCAACCGAATCTTGACGGTCGCACGGGATTGCTATTTCCAAGCTACTGGATGGCGGCACACTAGAAGGATTCAAGATTGAAGATGGATAGATTTTGTTTGTTGTTCATCTTTGTGTGGCTGTTTATTGTTACAGCCTTAGCTTCCATATGATTGTAATAAGTACACTATTTTGAACTTCGTTCTTTTAATAAAAAaacatggctgtgtgcatctattgatgcagaggccggagcgatgctcccatatcgaaaaaaaagCAAGATCAATTCCACGCAAAAGAAAGATCAACCAGACCAATTTTTTCCTTGTGCACCGGTCGCTCGCTCGCGCAGGTGTGGCATGGGTCGTGAGAGCGAAATGTTTCCTCTCTTCTTAGGCGGTTTTTTTGGGCTACCGGAAATTTACTTTTCCATCCTTACAAAaatgatcggagggagtattatgtagataccatatgaaaatacggTGCATGCACGACGTATCCAACGATATTGATTTCGTAATAATTTATTCTAAAAACGTATTTACTCCAAAAGTCCTGATCAAATTTCATATAATCTGATTTATAAATAAAAAATAGTTGTAcaaggcttatttatttttgattaCTAATAAAACCGTAAAACGGATGTAGTAACCGCAGCAGTAACTTCTAGTCGTGCCCGgctccggtcctatttccttctcGTTTCCGTCGCGGCCACGAAAGCTAGAGACTCGCGGAAAAGTAGGCGCCAAGTCCCTTCCCCGCCGGTTTCGCAGCGCGCAAGAAACCCCGCCACCACCGGCCCCCTATATATACACCGCCGCCGCGCACACCAAACCCACCACACCACCAGTTCGTCCGTCCGGCCACCGATCCGCGCGccgaacccgccgccgccgccgcccgatcgaGAAGATGAGGTTCGTCGCGGCGTACCTGCTGGCCACCCTGGGCGGGAACGCGAGCCCGAGCAAGGACGACGTGCGCGCCATCCTCGGCTCCGTGGGCGCCGAGGTGGACGAGGCCAAGCTCGAGATGCTCTTCAAAGAGGTGGACGGCAAGGACATCGCCGCCCTCATCGCCGCCGGCAGGGAGAAGCTCGCCTTCGCGtcccgcggcgccgccgccgccgccgccatggacgtctcccccgccgccgccggtgctgccgaggagaaggtcgaggagaaggaagaggaggaggacgaggaggacctcgacATGTTCAGCCTCTTCGACTGAGCCACCGTCCGCGCCATGCCGATCTGCTGTTCACCGTAGCTTGTTAGTTATCTGTGTATCCCTGGTCTGCGTTTCTTGGTTCTATTATCTAGATGTTGTTGAGATTTTAGTTTGGAAGTACGAGTAGTGCCTTCTGATGGGAGTTTGTCTGATTGGTGAAGTCTTGTGTTGCTATGTTCCGGATCTAGTATGAAGAAATCCTCTGATTTATTCTGCATTATAGTTCCTGTTCATGTGAATTGGCGGTCTGATGCCTGGCAAAGTTGCATTGTGTTGAACGTACCTAGTATAACATTGCTGATTTCGCTGATTCCTCTGCTTCCGTCATGATTTGTGCTGGATGTGGAGAACGAGAGCAGTTGTTTGCTCTTCTCCCGTTGTGAATAACTGCATCTGTTTTCATTTGTCTGTATCAGATTCGCGTCTACTTGTTTTTGGTGTACATGTTGAGGGTATAATGTAGTTGCAGATTCATGGTTGCATCAGGAGGAATACAAGGAGCATCACGCATGTTGCTTGTCATGTTTATCTTCAGAATTTCAGTGTGAAGCATCATGTCGAATTAGGATGGGAACCATCAGCTTTGTTTTACTACCTTCTTTGGTGCGAGAGGGATCTGCTTTTGTTATATTATAGACCTAGATCGATGACTGAATTGTTCAATGTTTACTTAATATTTGTTTCACGCACACACTGTTTATTAGAAACAGTTTCCAAGTTACCGAGAATATGCCAGTAATTAGTGTCTCTAGAGGTCAAATTATATTCATTTTATtttgaataactatgcttatttgCTAGTGTCATTTGATCCTTGTTGGACCTAGCTAGTAAAACAGGCACTGATGTTGTCTTTTGCTGTTATAACCGGGACTTCCTTATGATTTGTGCTGAACCTGAAGAATCTGAACAATTGTGTTTTTTCTAGAAAGTTAGGCTGACACGTGGGCCTAAGAAAATTACAGAAAAAACCAAAATTTAGAACCGTCTAAAACATGCCACCATAACTGTTCTAACCGTGCCACATCAGCATGACAATgggccccacatgtcataatcCTCGTTAGCACGTCTGAAGACGGCGGTTGGTATTTTTTTGAAAAAGTGTTACGCAATGTGGGTGGTTTACTTGTCACAAAAGACAATTGTGATGGGTTTTTTTTTGTTATAGTTAAGCCAATTGTGGTGGTTCTTATGATTTTCTCGCAAGAAGAGAGAACTAAACAATTTCTCCTTTTCCCATAATTCTTTCTCTTCAACTCTACACCATAACCGTGAACATGGGACGGGGTTTGCCTGGACCCGCAACTATGCGCAGATTTCCTTAGGTTCTTGTTCTTCGGTCAGTTTTCTCCAGGTTCATGTGGGACAAGAAAGGTTCAACTCCAGTTCCATGGCGTGTGACTTGGGATAATTTTTCTCTGCTTAACGGATCCCTGTTAGATGCGCTCCAGCCTCCCGGTTGGCCAATACATGAAGAAACTTGACTTGTAGTTGTTGGTTCATGTGCTTAAGCCTTCAACGTCCATGTCGACCAATCCTGAAGGAGCTCCGGGACGGTGCTAACTTTGCATTGGTGCACTTTGGCCTTGGATCGCTAGTTCATGTGTCGATTGTTATTTGGCCCATCCAGCTAATATTTTTGGATGTTGTGGAGCGAATGAAAAGAAAAACtctctcattttcttgttctGCTAATCTTGGGCGTGGGTGTTTTACGGTGCtcgtatttgtgatttcctttctGAGGTGACAAAATCAATGCGTACCTAAGGGTGGCACACATATGGGCGCACAGGCAAGCCCCATCCACGAGGCTTCAATTTCATTCAGGATCATAAGTGGACATGTTAGGCCAACACTTTgcagaaaattcagcaaacgttaTAACCGCTTCATGTAACTCCACTCTTTCGTAACCGATCTTTGCTAAGTGGCAGAAAATTAAAAGATTAAAAACTGGTAATCTTGGTACAAACTGAGTCTTCATTGAGTTTTACAATGCAAATTTATGTACCACACATCATTTTCCAACTCTATTTATGTACTACCACACTACATCGTCTTATCTATAACTCTATTTATGTACCAACCATCATGTTGTACCAAGAGGAACCGTTTCCATGCAATTCCTTCTCCAAATTACTTTGCAAGGAGTCAAGAGTATTGAAGTAAGGGCAAAAAGTCACCGTGGCTGCCTCAAAAATCTCCTTGAAAATGATCTCCACACCAAAATCCTGAGAAACATGAATCCACATAACAAGGTCAAAatggccgtccttcttttcttgCCTATCCGTTTTCTCACGGGAACAAACAAGTTGTATATGGGTTGAATTTCTAGAACCAGTGACGCCATGAATGCCAGTTACAAAGTAACATTGAGCACAATTGGCGTCAGGTTGACCATCTTCTTCCCTCTCATGAAGCATTTCTACGATCTTATCACAATCTTTATCTCATCCAATAACCGCTGATGGTGGCGTTGCAGTAGTGACTGCAGCTCGGGAGTTGGCAGCAACATCATGGCTCCGGTTAGCATTACCTAGAATGCCATAACAAGAATACTGGTGTGGTTGGGCAATAGTTTCTTGTAGGGTTCTTTTTAACGAGATGATCTCTTGTGCTTCACCAATCAGATGTTCTACCTTTTCCATATTTTTCTTCAGAATAATATATAAAGGCCCCATGATAGTGCAAGTTGATTCCATATAACGCCCTGCAGGAGCAACCAATTTTCAAATCAAAACTTCGAGTGTAGAAATATTTTGAAACTTAACTTTAAGTTTGACACCAACATTATAATCTCTTTCAATTTAAAAATTTCCAAATTCTAGAAACTAATACAACAGTACATAGATAATAATGTTTTGTAGCAAATCCATATGACTACTCAGGTTAGAGTTTGTAGGTTGGCACACATAATTAGCAACAAAGAATTTACATTAAGCTAATTAGATGGAATTTAGCACAAGGTGTAGGTGGTACCTATTGATAACGTGTGAAGCCAAATGATCGAAGGACCAATCTCGCAAGTAACGGGCACCCTCAATTGCCTTGCTTACTTGCTTAGCCAGTTGAAGATGCAGGTACAGAAGATCTTGAAATCAAAAGACCTGCACCCACAATGAGGTCCTGTGGACTGAGGAAGTCGAGCTTGTGGAAGTGACACATATAGTAGTTCTTCTGATCTAGGCACGCATCACCACAACCAGACAAGCCCTGCCGCACTAGCTGCAGAAGTGCCACAACAGAAAGAAAACATGTAGGCTAGAGATATGGAACATATTAACAAGAAACCCAAACCTGCAGCAACGGAACAGTTTTTTCTCCGGCGATTCATAACAACCAGCACAGCCTCTAATGCACACACTGCATCAGGGTTGATGTTCCTCCGGCAATGTGTAACCATTGCCATAACCAGCACAACCCCTGGTTCACCCACCGGAGCTGATCCTCCTGATTCGGAAATAATCAACAAGGTCAAGGATTTCTTCAGCTTCGTACAAATTAAAGGGTTCTTCAGGTCGCTCATCATGGTATCCAGGTTATTGCGGCAGCTATCTCGAACATCATCACCGAGACCACGCTCCACATGGCCAAGATCATGTATCTCCGTCGGCTTATGCGTACAGTCTCCGATTTTTTCTACGAATCATCGCCTGTTGATGAGAGTTATACCGTCTACACGCTCACTCTGGATTCCCCGTCCACGATGGTGACTCAACTTCGTGTGACATGTCCGCGCCGTTGCTACTCTTCACGTGCTCCGACACAACGGTTTCCACATTCTTCAACCTAGAAGAGTGGTTCAGAGATCCCATTGCCAACACGCCTTTCGAGATAGCGCACGGCATGTCCCCATggagtttgaccaagattgataCATTGTATAACAATGCCATGAACCATGCATGCATTGGCGAACAACAACTTCGCCATAGATATTGTGCTGAAAGGGGCTCGTGGCATCTTCCACGGGCTCAGCTCGCTGATCAACATCGGCGGGGGCCATGTCATAGCCACTATGGCCATTGTTCAGGAGTTCCCGCAAATCACCGCAACATGTTGAACCTAGAACAAGTCATCAGAAAGTTACCTAGTTGTGGCATGGTGAAGTACATCCTTGGTGACATGTTTGAGTTTATTCCAACTGCAATAAACTCAAACATGTCAACAACAATTGACTCCACCATGCAACAGCTAGGTGCCTTTCTAAATCAGTTGATCTAGGTCCACCATGTTACAGGTGATTCGCAAGAACTCCTTAGAAATGGCCACAATGGATATGCCATGGCCTCCACCGATGCCGATCAACGAGCTTAGGCCGTGGAAGATGCCACGATCCTCTTTTAGCACAATATCCGTGAAGAGGTTGTTGTCCGCAATGCAGCCAAGTTCATGGCATCGCTATACGATGCATCAATATTGGTCAAACTCTATGGAGACATGTCGAACGCTATCTCGAAAAGTGTGTTGGTAGTAAGATCTATGAACCACTCTTCAAGGCTGATGAACGTGGAAACCATTGTGTCGGGGTGCGTGAAAGAAGCAACAACGCAGACATATCACAGGAAGTTGAGTCATCGTCATGGAAGAGGGAGGCCAGAGTGAACGTGTAGACAGTATGACTCTCACCAACGGGTAATGGTTCGTCGAATACACTAGAGAGGATAAGCACATGCATAAACAGGCGAAGACATGAGAGTTGGACCGTGGAGCTCAGTCTTTGTGATGATGTCCAAGATGATCGTCGCTTTACTATCGCGGTCGATGGTGTTGGGGATGCCAATTACAACTGCACACCTGATCGCCAAGGAATTGAGATGAGAGAGTTCATAGTTGTGGAGTTCAGCGTGACCTTGCATCTTCTAGCGCTCAACACTTTGAGCAGGCAACATATTGGTACACATGGCACACTGTCATCACAAATACAAGGTGATATAAATTGTGTTTATAGGTTGAGCTAGTAGCAAGTACTTGTATAATTCAGGAGAGTTCTATGTAACAAAACAACACCTCTCCTAGGTCATAATGATGAAGGCATTAGCCGTAGTACCTCTCGTCAACTGTAAATACTagttaaatgcccgtgcgttgctatgggagatcaatcccgcccccagcagtggcggagcttgaaaaGTTTTCTTGGGCGGGCCGGCTTAAAGAAACTTGAAAAAAAATGTTCTCAAACACACCAGATCATTAGAAATCAGTCATTGATCAAAGCATTTTGTTCCCAGTGCTGCTATTCCAATTGAAGTAAAGGCAAAAAATCATTTGTTGCTGCCAAAGAATCTTCATTTTCACTTGTCCCATCCCTTTGTTTTAAGACAAAATCAATTCGGTCCTAGACTCCTAGTCGCCGGCAGTAGCCGCTGGGCGCACCGTCGGCAGCTGGCCCCGTACCCGTGCGGATGCGATGCAGCAGCCATGCCCGC includes:
- the LOC124686123 gene encoding 60S acidic ribosomal protein P2A-like, translating into MRFVAAYLLATLGGNASPSKDDVRAILGSVGAEVDEAKLEMLFKEVDGKDIAALIAAGREKLAFASRGAAAAAAMDVSPAAAGAAEEKVEEKEEEEDEEDLDMFSLFD